In Bacteroidales bacterium, the sequence CGGTTTTGGGATTGGAAAAGGGGACTCGATTTACTGAATCGTTGCGATTCTTTATTTTCGAGATGCCCAAAGTATTGATGCTGCTTACGCTTATTATATTTTTTGTGGGCATTATCCGCTCTTACTTTTCGGCCGAACGTACAAGGAAGATACTTGAAGGTAAATCGACATTTACGGGTAACGTGCTGGCTTCGTTGCTTGGCATTGTTACACCGTTTTGTTCATGTTCTGCAATTCCTTTGTTTTTAGGATTTGTGGAATCGGGTGTGCCATTGGGTGTTACCTTTTCGTTTCTGATTGCTGCTCCTATGATTAACGAGGTTGCTGTAATCCTTTTGTTTGGATTATTTGGCTGGAAAACGGCTCTTATTTATGTTCTAACAGGTTTAATTATTGCCATTTTTTCGGGTTGGACAATTGGCAAGTTAAAGCTTGAGCATTGGGTAGAAGATTGGGTTTACAAAACTCAATTAGGTAACGCAACCGATGATGAGGAAAAACAAACATTAGCCAACAGAATACGCTTTGGTTATGATGCTGTGAAGGAGATTGTTGGCAAGGTATGGATTTATGTTGCCATTGGTATTGCAGTGGGAGCAGGGGCACATGGATATGTACCGCAGGATTTTATGGCTTCAATTATGGGTAAATCGGTTTGGTATAGCGTGCCATTGTCCGTTCTGATTGGTGTTCCATTGTATTCCAATGCAGCCGGGATAATTCCTATTGTTTCGGTTTTGATTGAAAAAGGGGCTTCTCTTGGTACCGCATTGGCTTTTATGATGGCTGTTATTGGGCTTTCGTTGCCCGAGATGATAATTCTTAAGAAAGTACTTAAACTCCCGTTGATATTAACCTTTATTGGTATTGTAGCATCGGGGATAATGGTAGTTGGTTATCTATTCAACTTTATTTTTTAACAATTTAGCAAAGAATTCTCACGCTAAGTCGCAAAACCTCAAAGAAATTACTTGGTAGAAGTTATTTGAAGGCGATGAATGTGAAAGGAAACCATATGAAAGGCAATTACAAAATATGTTTTATTGAAAAACTTGGGAAGTTAGTAATAACAACAATTAATCAGCGCAAAGGGAAAAAACTTTTAGTTTTTTCTTCTTAGCGAAATTGGCGGCTTTGCGAGAAATATTAGAACGATAATAGCATGTATAATTGACATTTTTTTACTTTGTTATCCGATGAAAATTTGAATGACATCTGTTTTAGAATGTTTATTAATATTACGCTGCTCTGCAGCTTTGATCTCTATTTGTAAATTACTTACTACAAATATTTTGCTGCTCTGCAGCTTTT encodes:
- a CDS encoding permease; the protein is MNLGIFKSRSFQIVLLLLPVWYLVYRNLQPLTDWFIDTVLGLEKGTRFTESLRFFIFEMPKVLMLLTLIIFFVGIIRSYFSAERTRKILEGKSTFTGNVLASLLGIVTPFCSCSAIPLFLGFVESGVPLGVTFSFLIAAPMINEVAVILLFGLFGWKTALIYVLTGLIIAIFSGWTIGKLKLEHWVEDWVYKTQLGNATDDEEKQTLANRIRFGYDAVKEIVGKVWIYVAIGIAVGAGAHGYVPQDFMASIMGKSVWYSVPLSVLIGVPLYSNAAGIIPIVSVLIEKGASLGTALAFMMAVIGLSLPEMIILKKVLKLPLILTFIGIVASGIMVVGYLFNFIF